A section of the Pochonia chlamydosporia 170 chromosome 2, whole genome shotgun sequence genome encodes:
- a CDS encoding FAD binding domain-containing protein (similar to Neosartorya fischeri NRRL 181 XP_001258713.1), which translates to MTKLKMEVVAAVAAWAVASTCHSLPAVRDLVPGLCPRDIGEAGELQKSLSPGAKVYFPGSPEFKAASTRWSVLNPPTVNVVVVPATEKDVSETVKYANKKKLPFLAYNGAHGAITTLGKMKSGVEIYLDQLDSVSIAKDGKTATIGGGILSKQVTDKLWAAGKQTVTGTCECVSLMGPALGGGHGWLQGHHGLVADQFVSMNIVLANGQLQTVNSKSDLWWALNGAGHNFGIVTSVTTKVYDIQHSDWAIETIIFSGDKVGAVYDAANNYLLKNGTQPADVINWSYWLHDPTTDPNNPIIIFYIIQEGVKAVDAKYTKAFHDIGPIAVTPISGTYKDLAGWTGIATTSPPCQKAGLANPRFPIYLQSYNVAAQKKAYQVFASATQGSSAFNGSLFMFEGYPVQGVQAVDSKSSAFAFRDAHLLAAPLITYKPSGADLDKKAQDLGNQLREILHQASGISDVRAYVNYAYGNENPKVWYGSEKWRQDRLAALKKKYDPSGKFSFFGPIA; encoded by the exons ATGACAAAACTCAAGATGGAGGTGGTCGCTGCGGTGGCTGCTTGGGCAGTAGCATCTACTTGTCACAGCTTGCCTGCTGTTCGTGATCTGGTTCCGGGACTCTGTCCTAGAGACattggtgaagctggagaaCTACAGAAGAGTCTGTCGCCTGGCGCAAAGGTGTATTTCCCCGGTTCACCAGAATTCAAAGCTGCGTCCACTCGTTGGTCTGTATTGAATCCACCGACTGTCAATGTCGTTGTTGTTCCTGCGACTGAAAAGGACGTCTCCGAAACA GTCAAATATgcgaacaagaagaagctgcctTTCCTGGCTTACAATGGTGCACACGGAGCCATCACAACCCTGGGAAAGATGAAATCTGGTGTTGAGATCTACCTGGACCAACTGGACTCCGTCTCAATTGCAAAGGATGGGAAAACGGCCACAATAGGTGGAGGAATTCTGTCCAAGCAAGTTACTGACAAGCTGTGGGCTGCTGGAAAACAGACCG TTACCGGTACTTGCGAATGCGTCAGTCTCATGGGCCCAGCCCTTGGTGGCGGTCACGGTTGGCTTCAGGGCCATCACGGTCTTGTAGCGGATCAATTCGTTTCCATGAACATTGTCCTGGCCAACGGACAACTCCAAACCGTTAACTCCAAGTCGGATCTCTGGTGGGCGCTCAACGGTGCTGGCCACAATTTCGGCATTGTTACATCCGTGACCACCAAGGTCTATGATATTCAACATAGCGACTGGGCCATTGAGACCATTATCTTCTCTGGTGACAAAGTTGGCGCCGTGTAcgacgccgccaacaatTACCTGCTCAAGAATGGCACGCAACCGGCGGATGTTATCAACTGGTCATACTGGCTGCATGACCCAACTACCGACCCCAACAAC cccatcatcatcttctaCATTATTCAGGAAGGTGTCAAGGCCGTTGATGCCAAGTACACCAAGGCATTCCACGACATTGGGCCAATTGCTGTGACCCCAATCAGTGGAACATATAAGGACCTCGCTGGTTGGACTGGTATTGCCACAACCTCCCCTCCTTGCCAAAAGGCTGGCCTAGCCAACCCCCGATTCCCAATCTATCTGCAGTCATATAACGTTGCTGCGCAGAAGAAAGCCTACCAGGTCTTTGCCTCGGCCACTCAAGGCTCCTCTGCCTTCAATGGCTCTCTTTTCATGTTCGAGGGATATCCAGTTCAAGGTGTCCAGGCAGTTGATAGCAAATCTAGTGCATTTGCTTTCCGTGATGCTCATCTGTTGGCTGCTCCCCTGATCACTTACAAGCCCAGTGGAGCCGATCTCGACAAGAAGGCGCAGGATCTCGGCAACCAACTGCGTGAGATTCTTCACCAGGCTAGTGGTATTTCTGATGTTCGAGCATACGTCAACTACGCGTATGGTAATGAGAACCCCAAGGTCTGGTATGGTAGTGAGAAATGGCGCCAGGATCGCCTGGCTGccctgaagaagaagtatGACCCTTCCGGCAAGTTTAGCTTCTTTGGACCAATTGCCTAA